Proteins encoded by one window of Arachis ipaensis cultivar K30076 chromosome B04, Araip1.1, whole genome shotgun sequence:
- the LOC107637389 gene encoding probable endo-1,3(4)-beta-glucanase ARB_01444: MAFPGEKDEPFLFPSTSYHRDPPEYLSSDLLSSPLPTHSFFQPFVGDSGLPVYIHPYAVESSASSISLCYPSRRVHSRFIDQVFKADITISPSTQQTQQGSQSHCHVISSFSDLSVTLDIPSSHLTFFLVRGCPFVTLSVSHHTPPLSISTVHKVSSFTSNDSFTKYTLKLDNDQTWLIYASSPIKFSYSDGVITFSKAVPSDTDDGDGVNVIVRIALLPNSSSANEDILDRYSTCYPVSGDAFFTKTFCVEYKWEKRGFGDLLMLAHPLHLQLLSKGEGNVTILKNCKYSSIDGELVGVIGNSWLLEADHVPVTWYSIRGVNQHFFDEIKSALSKDVVTLGTVYLTEDVYRNGRIIARAARLAIIAEEVGFIDVIPTLKMFLHETIQPWLDGTSDGYSFRYDAKLGKISIDAYSAGYFLYGIAVLAKIDPAWGMKYKPKAYSLMANFMNLARGSNSKYTRLRCFDLYKLHSWASGGEQDSTSEAVNIYYSAALMGLAYGDIHLASIGSTLASLEIHAAKIWWHVKEGDNLYEDDFAQENKLVGYLSANSRLDKMRNCYTEREIKIGLHVLPLLPITEFLFNNVDFVKDLVKSTPSEYSVLDMWMGFVYALEGIYNNEVALKKIRGLKGFDVGNTMSNLLWWIHSRHDYRKMGSCHEKQCCFCRYSC, encoded by the coding sequence ATGGCTTTCCCAGGAGAAAAAGATGAACCTTTTCTGTTCCCATCAACGAGTTATCACAGGGATCCTCCCGAATACTTATCTTCAGACCTTCTTTCATCACCTTTACCCACACATTCTTTCTTCCAGCCCTTTGTTGGCGACTCTGGCCTCCCAGTGTACATTCACCCGTACGCCGTCGAATCATCAGCTTCCTCTATTTCTCTCTGCTATCCATCTCGCCGTGTTCATTCAAGATTCATAGACCAGGTATTCAAAGCTGATATCACTATCTCTCCCTCAACTCAACAAACCCAACAAGGTTCTCAATCTCATTGTCATGTCATATCTTCCTTCAGTGATCTCAGTGTCACTTTGGATATTCCTTCTTCTCATCTTACTTTCTTCCTTGTTAGGGGATGCCCTTTTGTTACTCTCTCTGTCTCCCATCACACACCACCACTTTCCATATCCACTGTGCACAAAGTTTCTTCCTTTACTTCAAATGATTCATTCACCAAGTATACACTTAAACTTGACAATGATCAGACATGGCTTATATACGCTTCTTCACCGATCAAGTTTAGTTACAGCGATGGCGTGATTACTTTCTCTAAGGCTGTTCCTTCTGATACTGACGATGGAGATGGGGTTAATGTGATAGTGAGGATAGCATTGTTGCCAAATTCAAGTTCAGCAAATGAGGATATTCTTGACCGGTACAGCACTTGTTACCCTGTATCTGGTGATGCTTTCTTCACTAAGACATTTTGTGTTGAATATAAGTGGGAGAAGAGAGGGTTTGGTGATTTGTTAATGTTAGCACACCCTCTCCATCTTCAACTTCTGTCTAAAGGTGAGGGTAATGTGACTATCCTTAAAAATTGTAAGTATAGTAGCATTGATGGGGAACTTGTTGGTGTTATTGGAAATTCATGGTTGTTAGAAGCAGATCATGTTCCTGTGACTTGGTACTCTATCAGAGGTGTTAACCAACATTTTTTTGATGAAATCAAATCAGCTCTTTCCAAAGATGTTGTTACTCTAGGTACGGTTTATCTAACAGAAGATGTTTACCGTAATGGGAGAATCATTGCAAGAGCAGCAAGGTTGGCTATAATAGCTGAAGAAGTTGGCTTTATTGATGTGATCCCAACTCTGAAGATGTTCTTGCATGAAACCATTCAGCCATGGTTGGATGGAACTTCTGATGGTTACAGTTTTCGATATGATGCAAAACTGGGAAAGATTAGTATTGACGCATACAGTGCTGGGTACTTCCTTTATGGAATTGCAGTGCTTGCAAAGATTGATCCAGCTTGGGGAATGAAATATAAGCCTAAAGCCTACTCACTTATGGCAAATTTTATGAACTTGGCAAGAGGATCAAACTCAAAATATACACGTCTAAGGTGTTTTGATCTGTACAAATTGCACTCTTGGGCTTCAGGAGGGGAACAAGACAGCACCAGTGAAGCTGTAAATATTTACTATTCTGCTGCGTTGATGGGCCTAGCTTATGGTGACATCCATCTTGCTTCCATTGGATCAACTCTTGCATCGTTGGAGATTCATGCTGCTAAGATATGGTGGCATGTGAAAGAGGGTGATAATCTCTATGAAGATGATTTTGCACAAGAAAATAAGTTGGTTGGTTATCTTTCTGCTAACAGTAGACTGGATAAAATGCGCAATTGTTATACTGAGAGGGAGATTAAGATTGGCCTTCATGTTTTACCCTTATTGCCAATTACTGAGTTCTTATTCAACAATGTTGATTTTGTCAAGGACCTTGTGAAGTCGACACCATCTGAATACAGTGTATTAGACATGTGGATGGGGTTTGTGTACGCACTTGAAGGAATTTATAACAATGAAGTTGCATTGAAGAAGATTAGAGGCTTAAAGGGTTTTGATGTTGGCAACACAATGAGCAATCTCTTGTGGTGGATTCACAGCAGGCATGATTATAGAAAAATGGGATCCTGTCATGAGAAACAATGTTGCTTTTGTCGTTACAGCTGTTGA
- the LOC107635523 gene encoding probable endo-1,3(4)-beta-glucanase ARB_01444 isoform X2, producing the protein MQMQIMANTTQLDDEQPFLFPLTNSKVLPDPSKFFSKNLFSSALPTNSFFQNFVLNDGNIQEYIHPYLIKPSDSSLSLCYPSLSVSSHSMQQVFTPDLTISSSTGSHSRHVISSFSDLSVTLRFPSSNLTFFLVRGSPYVTVSLSQHESLSITSIHKISSFSSNASPIKYSLKLDNGQKWLIYTSSPPKFSFSHDMKITFSNVSSDGAPVMLRIAVLSDSSSVNEAILDRYSSCCPLSGDALFTKPYCVEYKWQNKGFGNLLMLAHPLHLQLLSKCEGNVSILKHFKYRSIDGELVGVIGDSWLLKTDPVSVNWHSNRGVKAESYDEIKSALSKDVEDLDSSAITTTSSYFYGKLIARAARLALIAEEVDFLDVIPVVKKFLNETITPWLDGTFNGNGFLYDEKWGGIVTKQGSTDPGADFGFGVYNDHHYHLGYFLYGIAVLAKIDPKWGKKYKPQAYSIMSDFMNLGGGKAEHYHSTLNHYHYTRLRCFDLYKLHSWAGGLAEFADGRNQGSTSEAINAYYSAALLGLAYNDTELVILGSTLAALEIHAAKMWWHVNGEGDSNMYEKDFVKKNKLIGVLWSNKRDSGLWFAPPVRKECRLGIQLMPLVPVSEFLFSYKSFVKKVVEWTMPALGRKGVEDGWKGFVYALEGVYDNESALEKIRSLKHFDNSRGSTK; encoded by the exons ATGCAGATGCAGATAATGGCAAACACAACCCAGTTAGATGATGAACAACCTTTTCTCTTCCCACTAACAAACTCCAAAGTGCTCCCTGACCCTTCAAAGTTCTTCTCTAAAAACCTTTTCTCTTCTGCTTTGCCTACAAACTCATTCTTCCAGAACTTCGTCCTCAACGATGGCAACATACAAGAGTATATTCATCCTTACCTCATCAAACCCTCTgattcctctctttctctctgctACCCTTCTCTCTCTGTCTCCTCTCATTCCATGCAACAAGTCTTCACACCTGATCTCACTATCTCTTCCTCAACAGGTTCTCATTCCCGCCATGTTATATCTTCCTTTAGTGATCTCAGTGTCACTCTTCGTTTTCCTTCTTCCAATCTCACTTTCTTCCTTGTCAGGGGAAGCCCTTATGTTACTGTTTCTTTGTCTCAACATGAATCTCTTTCTATAACCTCTATACATAaaatctcttctttttcttcaaatgCTTCACCCATTAAGTATTCTCTTAAGCTTGACAATGGTCAGAAATGGCTTATCTATACTTCTTCACCACCCAAATTTAGCTTCAGCCATGACATGAAAATCACTTTCTCGAATGTTTCTTCTGATGGGGCTCCTGTGATGCTTCGGATAGCAGTACTGTCAGATTCAAGCTCAGTAAACGAGGCTATTCTTGACAGATACAGCTCTTGCTGCCCGCtttctggagatgctttgttcacTAAACCGTATTGTGTTGAATATAAGTGGCAGAATAAAGGTTTTGGTAATTTGTTGATGTTAGCTCACCCTCTCCACCTTCAACTTCTGTCTAAATGTGAGGGTAATGTGTCTATTCTTAAACATTTTAAGTATAGAAGCATTGATGGGGAGCTTGTTGGTGTTATTGGAGATTCATGGTTATTGAAAACTGATCCTGTTTCTGTGAATTGGCATTCAAACAGAGGTGTCAAAGCAGAATCCTATGATGAAATCAAATCAGCTCTTTCTAAAGATGTTGAGGATCTAGATTCTTCTGCAATAACAACTACTTCATCTTATTTTTATGGGAAATTGATAGCAAGGGCAGCAAGGTTGGCTTTGATAGCTGAAGAAGTTGATTTTCTTGATGTGATTCCTGTGGTTAAGAAGTTCTTGAATGAAACCATTACTCCATGGCTAGATGGAACTTTCAATGGGAATGGATTTCTATATGATGAGAAATGGGGCGGAATTGTTACCAAACAAGGTTCTACTGATCCAGGTGCTGATTTTGGCTTTGGAGTTTACAATGATCACCATTATCATTTGGGATACTTTCTCTATGGAATTGCAGTGCTTGCAAAGATTGATCCAAAATGGGGTAAGAAGTACAAGCCTCAAGCCTATTCAATTATGTCAGATTTTATGAACTTAGGAGGAGGAAAAGCAGAACATTATCATTCAACTTTGAATCATTATCATTACACACGTTTAAGGTGTTTTGATCTTTACAAATTGCATTCTTGGGCCGGAGGACTAGCCGAATTTGCGGACGGCAGGAATCAAGGGAGCACAAGTGAAGCTATAAATGCATACTATTCAGCAGCATTGTTGGGTTTGGCATATAATGATACAGAACTTGTTATATTAGGATCAACTCTTGCAGCATTGGAAATTCATGCAGCTAAAATGTGGTGGCATGTGAATGGAGAAGGAGATAGTAATAtgtatgaaaaagattttgtaAAAAAGAATAAGTTAATTGGGGTTCTATGGTCTAATAAGAGAGACAGTGGATTGTGGTTTGCACCTCCTGTGCGCAAAGAGTGTAGGCTTGGGATTCAGCTTATGCCATTGGTACCTGTTTCCGAATTCTTATTTTCTTACAAGAGTTTTGTGAAGAAGGTTGTAGAATGGACTATGCCTGCTTTGGGTAGAAAAGGTGTTGAAGATGGGTGGAAGGGATTTGTGTATGCATTGGAAGGAGTTTATGATAATGAAAGTGCTTTGGAGAAGATTAGAAGTTTGAAGCATTTTGATAAT AGCAGAGGTAGTACTAAGTAG
- the LOC107637388 gene encoding uncharacterized protein LOC107637388, whose protein sequence is MALTGERDEPFLFPSMDYQGDPPKFFSSDLLSSPLPTHSFFQNFVEADGHNSVYIHPYLIKSSASSVSLCYPSRRVHSGSIYQVFKADLTISSSTQQTQQGSQSHHHVISSFSDLSVTLDIPSSRLTFFLVRGCPYVTFSVSDQTPLFSITTVHKFSFFTSNSSLTKYDLKLDNGQAWLLYASLPIKVSNSYETMISFSKKYTSHDHGVSLVVRIALLPNSSSELEDDLDRYNTCYPVSGDALFTKPYCVEYKWKRGFGNGDLLMLAHPLHLQLLSKDEGNVTVLQDFKYRSIDGDLVGVVGDSWLLKADHVPVTWYSTRGVKEESFDEIKSALSKDVAGLCSSEITTISDYYYGKFIARAARLALIAEEIGFLEVVPSVKKFLHETIQPWLDGTFDGNGFLYDAKWGRISIEAYSAGYFLYGIAVLAKIDPASGMKYKPKAYSLMANFMNLARGSNSKYTRLRCFDLYKLHSWTLYEGLCYWESGWQQDSNSEAVNIYYSAALMGLAYGDLHLASIGSTLASLEIHAAKMWWHVKEGDNLYEDDFAKENKLVGYLSANYRLDLMRYYQSERECKIGFHVLPLLPITEFLFSDVDFVKELVKWSPSLYRVGDGWMGFVYALEGIYNNQVALDKIRSLKRFDAGNTLSNLLWWIHSRRDYRKMGSCHEKQCCIG, encoded by the exons ATGGCTCTCACAGGAGAAAGAGATGAACCTTTTCTGTTCCCATCAATGGATTATCAAGGTGACCCTCCCAAATTCTTCTCTTCAGACCTTCTTTCATCGCCTTTACCCACACATTCTTTCTTCCAGAACTTTGTTGAAGCAGATGGCCACAACTCAGTGTACATTCACCCTTACCTCATCAAATCATCAGCTTCCTCTGTTTCTCTCTGCTATCCATCTCGCCGTGTTCATTCTGGTTCCATATACCAGGTATTCAAAGCTGATCTCACTATCTCTTCCTcaactcaacaaactcaacaaggTTCTCAATCTCATCATCATGTTATATCTTCCTTCAGTGATCTTAGTGTCACTTTGGATATTCCTTCTTCTCGTCTTACTTTCTTCCTTGTTAGGGGATGCCCTTATGttactttctctgtctctgatcAAACACCATTATTTTCAATAACCACTGTTCACAAATTCTCTTTCTTTACTTCAAATTCTTCACTCACCAAGTATGACCTCAAGCTTGACAATGGCCAAGCATGGCTTTTGTATGCTTCTTTACCAATCAAGGTTAGTAACAGCTATGAGACTATGATCTCTTTCTCAAAGAAATATACTTCTCATGATCATGGGGTTTCTCTGGTAGTGAGGATAGCATTGCTGCCAAATTCAAGTTCAGAACTTGAGGATGATCTTGACAGGTACAACACTTGTTATCCTGTATCTGGTGATGCTTTGTTTACTAAGCCATATTGTGTTGAATATAAGTGGAAGAGAGGGTTTGGTAATGGTGATTTGTTAATGTTAGCACACCCTCTCCATCTTCAACTTTTATCCAAGGATGAGGGTAATGTTACTGTTCTTCAAGATTTTAAGTATAGGAGCATTGATGGGGACcttgttggtgttgttggagaTTCATGGTTGCTGAAAGCAGATCATGTTCCTGTGACTTGGTATTCTACTAGAGGTGTCAAAGAAGAATCTTTTGATGAAATCAAATCAGCTCTTTCCAAAGATGTAGCTGGTCTTTGTTCTTCTGAGATAACAACAATTTCAGATTATTATTATGGGAAATTTATTGCAAGGGCAGCAAGGTTGGCTTTGATAGCTGAGGAGATTGGTTTTCTTGAAGTGGTCCCATCCGTGAAGAAGTTCTTGCATGAAACCATTCAGCCATGGTTGGATGGGACTTTTGATGGCAATGGATTTCTATATGATGCAAAATGGGGAAGGATTAGTATTGAAGCATACAGTGCTGGGTACTTCCTTTATGGAATTGCAGTGCTTGCAAAGATTGATCCAGCTTCGGGAATGAAATATAAGCCTAAAGCCTACTCACTTATGGCAAATTTTATGAACTTGGCAAGAGGATCAAACTCGAAATATACACGTCTTAGGTGTTTCGATCTGTACAAATTGCACTCTTGGACTTTATATGAAGGTCTTTGTTATTGGGAAAGTGGATGGCAACAAGACAGCAACAGTGAAGCTGTAAATATTTACTATTCTGCTGCATTGATGGGACTAGCTTATGGTGACCTGCATCTTGCTTCCATTGGATCAACTCTTGCATCATTGGAGATTCATGCTGCTAAGATGTGGTGGCATGTGAAAGAGGGTGATAATCTCTATGAAGATGATTTTGCAAAAGAAAATAAGTTAGTTGGTTATCTTTCTGCTAACTATAGACTTGATCTAATGCGCTATTATCAAAGTGAGAGGGAGTGTAAGATTGGCTTTCATGTTTTACCCTTATTGCCTATTACTGAGTTCTTATTCTCCGATGTTGATTTTGTTAAGGAGCTTGTGAAGTGGTCACCATCTCTGTATAGAGTAGGAGACGGATGGATGGGGTTTGTGTATGCACTTGAAGGAATTTATAACAATCAAGTTGCATTGGACAAGATTAGAAGCTTAAAGCGTTTTGATGCTGGCAACACATTGAGCAATCTCTTGTGGTGGATTCACAGCAGGCGTGATTATAG AAAAATGGGATCCTGTCATGAGAAACAATGTTGCATTGGATAA
- the LOC107635523 gene encoding probable endo-1,3(4)-beta-glucanase ARB_01444 isoform X1: protein MQMQIMANTTQLDDEQPFLFPLTNSKVLPDPSKFFSKNLFSSALPTNSFFQNFVLNDGNIQEYIHPYLIKPSDSSLSLCYPSLSVSSHSMQQVFTPDLTISSSTGSHSRHVISSFSDLSVTLRFPSSNLTFFLVRGSPYVTVSLSQHESLSITSIHKISSFSSNASPIKYSLKLDNGQKWLIYTSSPPKFSFSHDMKITFSNVSSDGAPVMLRIAVLSDSSSVNEAILDRYSSCCPLSGDALFTKPYCVEYKWQNKGFGNLLMLAHPLHLQLLSKCEGNVSILKHFKYRSIDGELVGVIGDSWLLKTDPVSVNWHSNRGVKAESYDEIKSALSKDVEDLDSSAITTTSSYFYGKLIARAARLALIAEEVDFLDVIPVVKKFLNETITPWLDGTFNGNGFLYDEKWGGIVTKQGSTDPGADFGFGVYNDHHYHLGYFLYGIAVLAKIDPKWGKKYKPQAYSIMSDFMNLGGGKAEHYHSTLNHYHYTRLRCFDLYKLHSWAGGLAEFADGRNQGSTSEAINAYYSAALLGLAYNDTELVILGSTLAALEIHAAKMWWHVNGEGDSNMYEKDFVKKNKLIGVLWSNKRDSGLWFAPPVRKECRLGIQLMPLVPVSEFLFSYKSFVKKVVEWTMPALGRKGVEDGWKGFVYALEGVYDNESALEKIRSLKHFDNGNSFSNSLWWIHSRGSTK from the coding sequence ATGCAGATGCAGATAATGGCAAACACAACCCAGTTAGATGATGAACAACCTTTTCTCTTCCCACTAACAAACTCCAAAGTGCTCCCTGACCCTTCAAAGTTCTTCTCTAAAAACCTTTTCTCTTCTGCTTTGCCTACAAACTCATTCTTCCAGAACTTCGTCCTCAACGATGGCAACATACAAGAGTATATTCATCCTTACCTCATCAAACCCTCTgattcctctctttctctctgctACCCTTCTCTCTCTGTCTCCTCTCATTCCATGCAACAAGTCTTCACACCTGATCTCACTATCTCTTCCTCAACAGGTTCTCATTCCCGCCATGTTATATCTTCCTTTAGTGATCTCAGTGTCACTCTTCGTTTTCCTTCTTCCAATCTCACTTTCTTCCTTGTCAGGGGAAGCCCTTATGTTACTGTTTCTTTGTCTCAACATGAATCTCTTTCTATAACCTCTATACATAaaatctcttctttttcttcaaatgCTTCACCCATTAAGTATTCTCTTAAGCTTGACAATGGTCAGAAATGGCTTATCTATACTTCTTCACCACCCAAATTTAGCTTCAGCCATGACATGAAAATCACTTTCTCGAATGTTTCTTCTGATGGGGCTCCTGTGATGCTTCGGATAGCAGTACTGTCAGATTCAAGCTCAGTAAACGAGGCTATTCTTGACAGATACAGCTCTTGCTGCCCGCtttctggagatgctttgttcacTAAACCGTATTGTGTTGAATATAAGTGGCAGAATAAAGGTTTTGGTAATTTGTTGATGTTAGCTCACCCTCTCCACCTTCAACTTCTGTCTAAATGTGAGGGTAATGTGTCTATTCTTAAACATTTTAAGTATAGAAGCATTGATGGGGAGCTTGTTGGTGTTATTGGAGATTCATGGTTATTGAAAACTGATCCTGTTTCTGTGAATTGGCATTCAAACAGAGGTGTCAAAGCAGAATCCTATGATGAAATCAAATCAGCTCTTTCTAAAGATGTTGAGGATCTAGATTCTTCTGCAATAACAACTACTTCATCTTATTTTTATGGGAAATTGATAGCAAGGGCAGCAAGGTTGGCTTTGATAGCTGAAGAAGTTGATTTTCTTGATGTGATTCCTGTGGTTAAGAAGTTCTTGAATGAAACCATTACTCCATGGCTAGATGGAACTTTCAATGGGAATGGATTTCTATATGATGAGAAATGGGGCGGAATTGTTACCAAACAAGGTTCTACTGATCCAGGTGCTGATTTTGGCTTTGGAGTTTACAATGATCACCATTATCATTTGGGATACTTTCTCTATGGAATTGCAGTGCTTGCAAAGATTGATCCAAAATGGGGTAAGAAGTACAAGCCTCAAGCCTATTCAATTATGTCAGATTTTATGAACTTAGGAGGAGGAAAAGCAGAACATTATCATTCAACTTTGAATCATTATCATTACACACGTTTAAGGTGTTTTGATCTTTACAAATTGCATTCTTGGGCCGGAGGACTAGCCGAATTTGCGGACGGCAGGAATCAAGGGAGCACAAGTGAAGCTATAAATGCATACTATTCAGCAGCATTGTTGGGTTTGGCATATAATGATACAGAACTTGTTATATTAGGATCAACTCTTGCAGCATTGGAAATTCATGCAGCTAAAATGTGGTGGCATGTGAATGGAGAAGGAGATAGTAATAtgtatgaaaaagattttgtaAAAAAGAATAAGTTAATTGGGGTTCTATGGTCTAATAAGAGAGACAGTGGATTGTGGTTTGCACCTCCTGTGCGCAAAGAGTGTAGGCTTGGGATTCAGCTTATGCCATTGGTACCTGTTTCCGAATTCTTATTTTCTTACAAGAGTTTTGTGAAGAAGGTTGTAGAATGGACTATGCCTGCTTTGGGTAGAAAAGGTGTTGAAGATGGGTGGAAGGGATTTGTGTATGCATTGGAAGGAGTTTATGATAATGAAAGTGCTTTGGAGAAGATTAGAAGTTTGAAGCATTTTGATAATGGCAACTCATTTAGTAATTCGCTTTGGTGGATTCATAGCAGAGGTAGTACTAAGTAG